A region of Arabidopsis thaliana chromosome 5, partial sequence DNA encodes the following proteins:
- a CDS encoding Plant calmodulin-binding protein-like protein (Plant calmodulin-binding protein-related; CONTAINS InterPro DOMAIN/s: Calmodulin-binding protein, plant (InterPro:IPR012417); BEST Arabidopsis thaliana protein match is: Plant calmodulin-binding protein-related (TAIR:AT5G07820.1); Has 1807 Blast hits to 1807 proteins in 277 species: Archae - 0; Bacteria - 0; Metazoa - 736; Fungi - 347; Plants - 385; Viruses - 0; Other Eukaryotes - 339 (source: NCBI BLink).), giving the protein MAEENTSEVKDIENSSDTNPPKMSEEGSLETVRVKDVENVEDVIAVVAKDQEEIIPEIIEVPKPQGGTLRRHSTGTISKPQVQSRYRGNHRVGSTHDLCKHGKKCDQDDAVKPWKIARRKSVEGSVVIKVETPSSTRKSLGSVSRQSPGITKPDSSVSAKRDALAVKKKPCASVNSESSSKEGSEIAKSVDGLSVKSNDRARKNKETESGLSGSAVVKKVPALRTDKSSTSTGVGSSKVCAPKNLKNVEKAKTTQTISGEDVKEKTVCVVESSVKGVKSEKQPSSEKKTMKSGNKSLSTTPKRGSSPTKQIPGKISTGLTKKKETGSADVVEANPKPEKKVRPKKTGVKVSLAQQMTFKKGKVLDPKPEDSSPRWIKFKKRVVQELKTQSEGKKKNLKDRRLGVETKTDSCEGSKREKVVLRHRKVEGKKKMITLFNNVIEETVNKLTKVRKHKVKALIGAFETVISLQDTNKTSHKPQSKATTSASKVRPLVSEQ; this is encoded by the coding sequence ATGGCTGAAGAGAATACTTCAGAGGTCAAAGATATTGAGAATTCTTCCGATACAAACCCTCCGAAGATGTCTGAAGAAGGCTCTTTGGAAACAGTACGTGTAAAGGATGTGGAAAATGTGGAAGATGTTATAGCTGTGGTAGCCAAGGATCAAGAAGAGATTATACCAGAGATTATTGAAGTGCCTAAGCCTCAAGGTGGGACTTTGAGACGCCATTCGACTGGAACGATAAGTAAACCGCAGGTTCAGTCCCGTTATCGTGGGAATCATCGTGTGGGTTCGACTCATGATTTATGTAAACATGGGAAGAAATGTGATCAAGATGATGCTGTGAAGCCGTGGAAGATTGCAAGGAGAAAGAGTGTTGAAGGTTCAGTTGTGATCAAAGTTGAGACACCAAGTTCGACAAGGAAGTCATTGGGGAGTGTGAGTAGACAGAGTCCAGGTATAACCAAACCGGATAGTTCTGTTTCTGCAAAGAGAGATGCCTTGGCTGTGAAGAAAAAACCATGTGCTTCTGTGAATTCAGAATCTAGCTCCAAAGAAGGTAGTGAGATAGCGAAATCTGTTGATGGTTTAAGCGTTAAAAGCAATGATAGAGCGCGGAAGAATAAAGAAACCGAGAGTGGTCTGAGTGGTTCAGCTGTTGTTAAGAAGGTTCCTGCCTTGAGAACTGATAAGTCAAGTACTTCTACGGGCGTTGGAAGTTCTAAGGTTTGTGCTCCAAAGAATCTGAAGAATGTGGAGAAGGCAAAGACGACTCAGACAATTAGCGGTGAagatgtaaaagaaaagactgTGTGTGTTGTTGAATCTAGCGTCAAAGGTGTTAAGAGTGAAAAGCAACCATCATCTGAGAAGAAAACCATGAAAAGTGGGAATAAAAGCTTGAGTACTACTCCTAAACGTGGTTCTAGTCCTACAAAACAGATTCCTGGTAAAATCAGTACCGGTTTGactaagaagaaagaaactggCTCTGCAGACGTTGTTGAAGCAAATCCAAAACCGGAGAAGAAGGTTAGGCCTAAGAAGACAGGAGTAAAGGTGAGTCTAGCTCAGCAGATGACTTTCAAGAAAGGAAAGGTTCTTGATCCTAAACCCGAGGATTCTTCTCCGAGATGGATCAAGTTCAAAAAGAGGGTGGTGCAGGAACTGAAAACGCAATCcgaagggaagaagaagaatcttaaaGATAGAAGATTGGGTGTTGAGACGAAAACAGATTCTTGTGAAGGAAGTAAACGTGAGAAAGTTGTTCTGAGGCATCGAAAAGTagaagggaagaagaaaatgataacaTTGTTTAACAATGTGATTGAGGAGACAGTGAATAAGCTAACAAAGGTGAGGAAGCACAAAGTGAAAGCTCTTATTGGTGCTTTTGAAACTGTTATCTCTCTTCAGGACACTAATAAGACATCTCACAAACCTCAGAGCAAGGCCACAACATCTGCTTCTAAGGTTAGACCTTTGGTCTCCGaacaatga
- the PIF7 gene encoding phytochrome-interacting factor7 (phytochrome-interacting factor7 (PIF7); CONTAINS InterPro DOMAIN/s: Helix-loop-helix DNA-binding domain (InterPro:IPR001092), Helix-loop-helix DNA-binding (InterPro:IPR011598); BEST Arabidopsis thaliana protein match is: basic helix-loop-helix (bHLH) DNA-binding superfamily protein (TAIR:AT4G00050.1); Has 12429 Blast hits to 8555 proteins in 433 species: Archae - 0; Bacteria - 195; Metazoa - 4169; Fungi - 1073; Plants - 3281; Viruses - 14; Other Eukaryotes - 3697 (source: NCBI BLink).) has protein sequence MDRWFAVQEESHRVGHSVTASASGTNMSWASFESGRSLKTARTGDRDYFRSGSETQDTEGDEQETRGEAGRSNGRRGRAAAIHNESERRRRDRINQRMRTLQKLLPTASKADKVSILDDVIEHLKQLQAQVQFMSLRANLPQQMMIPQLPPPQSVLSIQHQQQQQQQQQQQQQQQQQFQMSLLATMARMGMGGGGNGYGGLVPPPPPPPMMVPPMGNRDCTNGSSATLSDPYSAFFAQTMNMDLYNKMAAAIYRQQSDQTTKVNIGMPSSSSNHEKRD, from the exons ATGGACCGATGGTTCGCTGTTCAAGAGGAGAGCCATAGAGTTGGCCACAGCGTCACTGCAAGTGCGAGTGGTACCAATATGTCTTGGGCGTCTTTTGAATCCGGTCGGAGCTTGAAGACAGCTAGAACCGGAGACAGAGACTATTTCCGCTCTGGATCG GAAACTCAAGATACTGAAGGAGATGAACAAGAGACAAGAGGAGAAGCAGGTAGATCTAATGGACGACGGGGACGAGCAGCAGCGATTCACAACGAGTCCGAAAGG AGACGGCGTGATAGGATAAACCAGAGGATGAGAACACTTCAGAAGCTGCTTCCTACTGCAAGTAAG GCGGATAAAGTCTCAATCTTGGATGATGTTATCGAACACTTGAAACAGCTACAAGCACAAGTACAGTTCATGAGCCTAAGAGCCAACTTGCCACAACAAATGATGATTCCGCAACTACCTCCACCACAGTCAGTTCTCAGCAtccaacaccaacaacaacaacaacaacagcagcagcagcagcaacaacagcaGCAACAGTTTCAGATGTCGTTGCTTGCAACAATGGCAAGAATGGGAATGGGAGGTGGTGGAAATGGTTATGGAGGTTTagttcctcctcctcctcctccaccaatGATGGTCCCTCCTATGGGTAACAGAGACTGCACCAACGGTTCTTCAGCCACATTATCTGATCCATACAGCGCCTTTTTCGCACAG ACAATGAATATGGATCTCTACAATAAAATGGCAGCAGCTATCTATAGACAACAGTCTGATCAAACAACAAAGGTAAATATCGGCATGCCTTCAAGTTCTTCGAATCATGAGAAAAGAGATTAG
- the PIF7 gene encoding phytochrome-interacting factor7 (phytochrome-interacting factor7 (PIF7); CONTAINS InterPro DOMAIN/s: Helix-loop-helix DNA-binding domain (InterPro:IPR001092), Helix-loop-helix DNA-binding (InterPro:IPR011598); BEST Arabidopsis thaliana protein match is: basic helix-loop-helix (bHLH) DNA-binding superfamily protein (TAIR:AT4G00050.1); Has 35333 Blast hits to 34131 proteins in 2444 species: Archae - 798; Bacteria - 22429; Metazoa - 974; Fungi - 991; Plants - 531; Viruses - 0; Other Eukaryotes - 9610 (source: NCBI BLink).) — translation MSNYGVKELTWENGQLTVHGLGDEVEPTTSNNPIWTQSLNGCETLESVVHQAALQQPSKFQLQSPNGPNHNYESKDGSCSRKRGYPQEMDRWFAVQEESHRVGHSVTASASGTNMSWASFESGRSLKTARTGDRDYFRSGSETQDTEGDEQETRGEAGRSNGRRGRAAAIHNESERRRRDRINQRMRTLQKLLPTASKADKVSILDDVIEHLKQLQAQVQFMSLRANLPQQMMIPQLPPPQSVLSIQHQQQQQQQQQQQQQQQQQFQMSLLATMARMGMGGGGNGYGGLVPPPPPPPMMVPPMGNRDCTNGSSATLSDPYSAFFAQTMNMDLYNKMAAAIYRQQSDQTTKVNIGMPSSSSNHEKRD, via the exons At GTCGAATTATGGAGTTAAAGAGCTCACATGGGAAAATGGGCAACTAACCGTTCATGGTCTAGGCGACGAAGTAGAACCAACCACCTCGAATAACCCTATTTGGACTCAAAGTCTCAACGGTTGTGAGACTTTGGAGTCTGTGGTTCATCAAGCGGCTCTACAGCAGCCAAGCAAGTTTCAGCTGCAGAGTCCGAATGGTCCAAACCACAATTATGAGAGCAAGGATGGATCTTGTTCAAGAAAACGCGGTTATCCTCAAGAAATGGACCGATGGTTCGCTGTTCAAGAGGAGAGCCATAGAGTTGGCCACAGCGTCACTGCAAGTGCGAGTGGTACCAATATGTCTTGGGCGTCTTTTGAATCCGGTCGGAGCTTGAAGACAGCTAGAACCGGAGACAGAGACTATTTCCGCTCTGGATCG GAAACTCAAGATACTGAAGGAGATGAACAAGAGACAAGAGGAGAAGCAGGTAGATCTAATGGACGACGGGGACGAGCAGCAGCGATTCACAACGAGTCCGAAAGG AGACGGCGTGATAGGATAAACCAGAGGATGAGAACACTTCAGAAGCTGCTTCCTACTGCAAGTAAG GCGGATAAAGTCTCAATCTTGGATGATGTTATCGAACACTTGAAACAGCTACAAGCACAAGTACAGTTCATGAGCCTAAGAGCCAACTTGCCACAACAAATGATGATTCCGCAACTACCTCCACCACAGTCAGTTCTCAGCAtccaacaccaacaacaacaacaacaacagcagcagcagcagcaacaacagcaGCAACAGTTTCAGATGTCGTTGCTTGCAACAATGGCAAGAATGGGAATGGGAGGTGGTGGAAATGGTTATGGAGGTTTagttcctcctcctcctcctccaccaatGATGGTCCCTCCTATGGGTAACAGAGACTGCACCAACGGTTCTTCAGCCACATTATCTGATCCATACAGCGCCTTTTTCGCACAG ACAATGAATATGGATCTCTACAATAAAATGGCAGCAGCTATCTATAGACAACAGTCTGATCAAACAACAAAGGTAAATATCGGCATGCCTTCAAGTTCTTCGAATCATGAGAAAAGAGATTAG
- a CDS encoding Remorin family protein (Remorin family protein; CONTAINS InterPro DOMAIN/s: Remorin, C-terminal (InterPro:IPR005516); BEST Arabidopsis thaliana protein match is: Remorin family protein (TAIR:AT1G13920.1); Has 1807 Blast hits to 1807 proteins in 277 species: Archae - 0; Bacteria - 0; Metazoa - 736; Fungi - 347; Plants - 385; Viruses - 0; Other Eukaryotes - 339 (source: NCBI BLink).) — protein sequence MDNLVKQRRRRVSISENIKTDLPMLSELDITDYPALNWLKNQSYWYEKNDYYNEKESELAVSVAVAAFVIRSMEEADKQKSKRIREEIKRSRTKKSNLVIPNTQVKRLSKSYTQEVKIGEESFRKKLLEYPSENRRPQEIGSSSGTSGLASASSKADSWEKSQIKKIRLRYEKMKADIVGWENERKLAATLLMEKRKSELEKRKGINNQHYKSKLARIQLIADGAKKQLEEKRRSKEAQVHGKVKKMSRTGKVPNNYFCFRCY from the exons ATGGATAATTTGGttaagcaaagaagaagaag GGTCTCAATCTCTGAGAACATAAAAACGGATTTGCCAATGCTATCAGAATTGGACATAACAG ATTACCCAGCATTAAACTGGCTGAAAAACCAATCATATTGGTACGAGAAAAATGACTACTACAACGAGAAAGAGAGTGAATTGGCAGTTTCTGTTGCGGTTGCTGCATTCGTCATTAGATCAATGGAAGAAGCcgataaacaaaaatcgaaaagaataagagaagaaatcaagagGTCAAGGACCAAAAAATCCAATCTGGTTATACCTAATACCCAAGTAAAGAGGTTAAGCAAATCATATACACAAGAGGTGAAAATTGGAG AGGAgagtttcagaaaaaaattgttggagTATCCATCAGAAAACCGTCGGCCACAAGAGATTGGCTCATCCTCCGGAACATCAGGACTTGCTTCAGCGTCAAGTAAAGCAGATTCTTGggaaaaatctcaaatcaagaaaataagattaag GtatgagaaaatgaaagcTGATATTGTGGGTTGGGAGAATGAGAGAAAATTAGCAGCTACACTGTTAATGGAGAAAAGAAAG agtgaattggagaagagaaaagggATTAATAATCAGCATTATAAGTCAAAATTAGCAAGGATTCAACTAATAGCTGATGGAGCCAAGAAACAGCTtgaggagaagagaaggagcAAAGAAGCTCAAGTTCATggaaaagtaaagaaaatgaGTCGAACAGGGAAAGTTCCTAATAATTATTTCTGCTTTCGGTGttactaa
- a CDS encoding Remorin family protein produces MLSELDITDYPALNWLKNQSYWYEKNDYYNEKESELAVSVAVAAFVIRSMEEADKQKSKRIREEIKRSRTKKSNLVIPNTQVKRLSKSYTQEVKIGEESFRKKLLEYPSENRRPQEIGSSSGTSGLASASSKADSWEKSQIKKIRLRYEKMKADIVGWENERKLAATLLMEKRKSELEKRKGINNQHYKSKLARIQLIADGAKKQLEEKRRSKEAQVHGKVKKMSRTGKVPNNYFCFRCY; encoded by the exons ATGCTATCAGAATTGGACATAACAG ATTACCCAGCATTAAACTGGCTGAAAAACCAATCATATTGGTACGAGAAAAATGACTACTACAACGAGAAAGAGAGTGAATTGGCAGTTTCTGTTGCGGTTGCTGCATTCGTCATTAGATCAATGGAAGAAGCcgataaacaaaaatcgaaaagaataagagaagaaatcaagagGTCAAGGACCAAAAAATCCAATCTGGTTATACCTAATACCCAAGTAAAGAGGTTAAGCAAATCATATACACAAGAGGTGAAAATTGGAG AGGAgagtttcagaaaaaaattgttggagTATCCATCAGAAAACCGTCGGCCACAAGAGATTGGCTCATCCTCCGGAACATCAGGACTTGCTTCAGCGTCAAGTAAAGCAGATTCTTGggaaaaatctcaaatcaagaaaataagattaag GtatgagaaaatgaaagcTGATATTGTGGGTTGGGAGAATGAGAGAAAATTAGCAGCTACACTGTTAATGGAGAAAAGAAAG agtgaattggagaagagaaaagggATTAATAATCAGCATTATAAGTCAAAATTAGCAAGGATTCAACTAATAGCTGATGGAGCCAAGAAACAGCTtgaggagaagagaaggagcAAAGAAGCTCAAGTTCATggaaaagtaaagaaaatgaGTCGAACAGGGAAAGTTCCTAATAATTATTTCTGCTTTCGGTGttactaa
- a CDS encoding Remorin family protein, whose translation MDNLVKQRRRRVSISENIKTDLPMLSELDITDYPALNWLKNQSYWYEKNDYYNEKESELAVSVAVAAFVIRSMEEADKQKSKRIREEIKRSRTKKSNLVIPNTQVKRLSKSYTQEVKIGEESFRKKLLEYPSENRRPQEIGSSSGTSGLASASSKADSWEKSQIKKIRLRYEKMKADIVGWENERKLAATLLMEKRKVISLSSE comes from the exons ATGGATAATTTGGttaagcaaagaagaagaag GGTCTCAATCTCTGAGAACATAAAAACGGATTTGCCAATGCTATCAGAATTGGACATAACAG ATTACCCAGCATTAAACTGGCTGAAAAACCAATCATATTGGTACGAGAAAAATGACTACTACAACGAGAAAGAGAGTGAATTGGCAGTTTCTGTTGCGGTTGCTGCATTCGTCATTAGATCAATGGAAGAAGCcgataaacaaaaatcgaaaagaataagagaagaaatcaagagGTCAAGGACCAAAAAATCCAATCTGGTTATACCTAATACCCAAGTAAAGAGGTTAAGCAAATCATATACACAAGAGGTGAAAATTGGAG AGGAgagtttcagaaaaaaattgttggagTATCCATCAGAAAACCGTCGGCCACAAGAGATTGGCTCATCCTCCGGAACATCAGGACTTGCTTCAGCGTCAAGTAAAGCAGATTCTTGggaaaaatctcaaatcaagaaaataagattaag GtatgagaaaatgaaagcTGATATTGTGGGTTGGGAGAATGAGAGAAAATTAGCAGCTACACTGTTAATGGAGAAAAGAAAGGTTATTTCATTATCTAGtgaataa
- a CDS encoding Flavin-binding monooxygenase family protein (Flavin-binding monooxygenase family protein; FUNCTIONS IN: NADP or NADPH binding, monooxygenase activity, FAD binding, flavin-containing monooxygenase activity; INVOLVED IN: oxidation reduction; LOCATED IN: cellular_component unknown; EXPRESSED IN: 11 plant structures; EXPRESSED DURING: 4 anthesis, C globular stage; CONTAINS InterPro DOMAIN/s: Flavin-containing monooxygenase FMO (InterPro:IPR000960), Flavin-containing monooxygenase-like (InterPro:IPR020946); BEST Arabidopsis thaliana protein match is: Flavin-binding monooxygenase family protein (TAIR:AT5G07800.1); Has 1807 Blast hits to 1807 proteins in 277 species: Archae - 0; Bacteria - 0; Metazoa - 736; Fungi - 347; Plants - 385; Viruses - 0; Other Eukaryotes - 339 (source: NCBI BLink).): protein MVLVITEPIKSQSKTVCVIGAGPSGLVSARELKKEGHKVVVMEQNHDVGGQWLYQPNVDEEDTLGKTKTLKVHSSVYSSLRLASPREVMGFSDFPFIAKEGRDSRRFPGHEELLLYLKDFCQVFGLREMIRFNVRVEFVGMVNEDDDDDDDVKKWMVKSVKKSGEVMEEVFDAVVVASGHYSYPRLPTIKGMDLWKRKQLHSHIYRVPEPFCDEVVVVVGCSMSGQDISIELVEVAKEVHLSTKSLDIPPGLSKVIEKHQNLHLHPQIESLEEDGRVIFEDGSCIVADTILYCTGYEYKFPFLESKGRVEIDDNRVGPLFEHTFSPSLSPFLSFVGIPRKLIGFPFFESQAKWIAKLLSGKTSLPSSDQMMQSISDFYLAREADGIPKRNTHDIADFNYSDKYADYIGFPHLEEWRKVLCLSAILNSIENLETYRDSWDDDDLLQETLQDPYFTQLSIPSV, encoded by the exons ATGGTGTTAGTGATTACAGAGCCAATTAAGAGTCAATCAAAGACGGTATGTGTGATAGGAGCAGGACCATCAGGGTTAGTGTCGGCGCGAGAGCTAAAGAAAGAAGGACATAAAGTGGTGGTGATGGAGCAAAACCACGACGTAGGAGGTCAGTGGTTATACCAACCAAacgtagatgaagaagatacattgggaaaaaccaaaaccctaaaagtaCATAGCAGTGTTTACTCATCCTTGAGGTTAGCTTCACCCAGAGAGGTAATGGGTTTCTCTGATTTCCCCTTCATCGCGAAGGAAGGAAGAGACTCGAGGAGATTCCCAGGGCATGAGGAGCTTTTGTTGTATCTTAAGGATTTTTGTCAAGTGTTTGGGTTAAGAGAGATGATTAGGTTTAATGTTAGGGTTGAGTTTGTGGGAATGGtgaatgaagatgatgatgatgatgatgatgtgaagAAATGGATGGTGAAGAGTGTAAAGAAAAGTGGTGAGGTTATGGAAGAAGTGTTTgatgctgttgttgttgcctCTGGCCATTACTCTTATCCTAGATTGCCTACAATTAAAG GTATGGATTTGTGGAAGAGGAAGCAACTTCATAGCCATATATATAGAGTGCCTGAGCCTTTTTGTGATGAG GTAGTGGTGGTCGTTGGATGCTCAATGAGTGGACAAGACATATCAATAGAGCTTGTGGAAGTGGCAAAGGAAGTTCATCTAAGTACCAAATCACTTGATATTCCTCCTGGCTTGTCCAAAGTCAttgaaaaacatcaaaatctcCATCTTCATCCTCAG ATTGAATCTCTGGAAGAAGATGGACGGGTCATTTTCGAAGATGGGTCTTGCATTGTAGCCGACACTATTTTATACTGTACCGG GTATGAGTACAAATTTCCATTTCTTGAGAGCAAAGGAAGAGTAGAGATTGATGATAATAGAGTTGGACCACTCTTCGAACATactttctctccttctctatCCCCTTTTCTCTCCTTTGTCGGAATCCCTCGAAAG TTGATAGGGTTCCCATTCTTTGAATCACAAGCTAAATGGATTGCAAAGCTTTTGTCAGGCAAAACTTCACTTCCTTCCTCTGATCAAATGATGCAATCAATCTCTGATTTCTATCTCGCCAGAGAAGCTGACGGAATCCCTAAACGTAACACTCACGACATCGCCGATTTCAAT TATAGCGATAAATACGCGGATTACATCGGATTTCCACATCTGGAGGAATGGAGAAAGGTCTTGTGTTTATCGGCTATATTGAATTCCATCGAAAATCTAGAGACTTATCGTGACTCTTGGGACgatgatgatcttcttcaagaaactcTTCAAGACCCTTACTTTACCCAACTTTCAATTCCTTctgtttga
- a CDS encoding uncharacterized protein (unknown protein; BEST Arabidopsis thaliana protein match is: unknown protein (TAIR:AT5G07790.2); Has 1807 Blast hits to 1807 proteins in 277 species: Archae - 0; Bacteria - 0; Metazoa - 736; Fungi - 347; Plants - 385; Viruses - 0; Other Eukaryotes - 339 (source: NCBI BLink).), with amino-acid sequence MEMQEDSLWSLYPVHDIDTALTNRLVYCDLYLRQYKETLKQTMLGQESVFETQIYELHRLYQRQKDLMMDMEETQHLFPNAGVSSPRRSRHWMGSSISTSKTSVWPPEDPSAKIDEAGISGNEIGKSGEKVLDFELPSYGYRDIWEEEGSKNGEFLEVPYFPKDQSTRSRSLESVLQPESVQDLPDLSSFKCILDLNEPSSIEEHSDYELNQFPTPAQTRSERAERSPGEECQAENGIDLNMSPLSPEEEVPIESEQPRELVSASLHGKHGSEPSRSLVLALPCLETISLFHTRCSQPRKKAKRGAKYVKKNPRTKSRKGSNLDSNFGVNEDASYIPESAHNLEEVSSSSQPEFKRKCCKPQVEPDKVMRKSSRTKSKARGSFLVREEEEQEKSVAAADAIVDMSLSDSARKSSIKTSDCITPLHWFARIASSVVEDSKSEVGLSVPGFNSSNNDYPEAMTLQLTEMKSEEQRTNTPVYNFATPKHKRTLHSRGKRQQHNEFLPSLSTFNGNKASKVLQKIERPSEATETNDAHSSYMVIDWGTVTKRRRGIRSPAC; translated from the exons ATGGAAATGCAAGAGGATAGCTTGTGGAGTTTGTATCCTGTACACGATATTGATACGGCCTTAACGAATAGATTAGTCTACTGTGATCTTTATTTGAGACAGTACAAGGAAACATTGAAACAGACCATGCTTGGCCAAGAATCTGTCTTTGAAACTCAG ATCTACGAGCTTCATCGTCTGTATCAAAGGCAGAAGGATCTGATGATGGACATGGAGGAAACTCAACATTTATTCCCAAATGCCGGGGTCTCTAGTCCTAGAAGAAGTAGACACTGGATGGGTTCAAGCATCTCTACATCTAAAACCAGCGTTTGGCCACCAGAAGACCCATCTGCCAAGATTGATGAAGCTGGTATTTCTGGAAATGAGATTGGTAAGTCTGGAGAGAAGGTCTTGGATTTTGAATTACCATCTTACGGGTATCGTGATAtatgggaagaagaaggttcaAAGAATGGAGAATTCCTTGAAGTTCCGTACTTTCCTAAAGATCAATCTACAAGAAGCAGGTCTCTCGAATCAGTTCTCCAGCCGGAAAGTGTGCAGGATTTACCTGATTTGTCAAGTTTCAAATGTATACTCGATTTAAATGAACCTTCCAGTATCGAGGAACATTCAGATTATGAGCTTAATCAGTTCCCTACTCCAGCCCAAACAAGGAGTGAAAGAGCAGAACGTTCACCTGGAGAAGAATGTCAAGCTG AGAATGGAATTGACTTGAATATGTCTCCCCTTTcacctgaagaagaagtaccTATAGAATCTGAGCAACCCCGAGAGCTTGTTTCAGCTTCATTGCACGGAAAACACGGATCAGAACCGTCAAGATCGTTAGTTCTAGCGCTCCCATGTTTGGAAACCATTTCACTCTTCCACACACGTTGCTCACAGCCAAGGAAGAAAGCTAAACGTGGAgcaaaatatgttaaaaaaaatcctcGCACCAAATCCCGGAAAGGCTCAAATCTTGACTCGAACTTCGGTGTTAATGAAGATGCCTCATACATCCCTGAATCTGCCCATAATCTGGAGGAAGTTAGTTCAAGTTCACAGCCTGAGTTTAAGAGAAAATGTTGTAAACCACAAGTAGAACCAGACAAGGTTATGAGAAAGAGTTCAAGAACTAAATCAAAGGCCAGAGGGAGCTTTCTTGttagagaggaagaggaacaAGAAAAATCTGTAGCAGCAGCAGACGCTATAGTTGATATGTCATTATCAGATTCAGCTAGAAAGTCAAGCATCAAAACCTCTGATTGTATCACTCCTCTGCATTGGTTTGCTAGAATCGCATCTTCGGTTGTTGAGGACTCAAAGAGTGAAGTTGGATTATCAGTGCCCGGATTCAACTCTAGTAACAATGACTATCCCGAGGCAATGACACTGCAGCTAACAGAGATGAAGTCAGAGGAGCAAAGAACAAACACTCCAGTCTATAACTTTGCTACTCCTAAACACAAGAGGACCCTGCACAGTCGAGGAAAGCGTCAACAACACAACGAGTTTCTCCCGAGCCTAAGCACTTTTAACGGAAACAAAGCCTCTAAGGTTCTACAGAAGATAGAAAGGCCAAGTGAAGCTACTGAGACGAATGATGCTCACTCAAGCTATATGGTAATCGATTGGGGAACCGTaacaaaacgaagaagagGCATCAGAAGTCCTGCCTGCTAA